tcatgttttttagTTATCTACCACAATTTAtatgaatcattttattttcggcaatcttgaattttataataagtgtaaaaatcaaattaactaATAGTTAACTGCAAAAACTTTACAAAGAATATAGGCGTCGCGTCGTAAAGAtcgttaaattttaacctaatttaacCCAACAACTCTAGAGTACTAACACACAGCTTATCAAAATGTTCAAATAGATAGAGATGAGTCATTAATTAGTTGGTCCAAGGTAGTAGTCTACCTTGGATGAAACATGGGCATTATAACACCTTTTATTGATAgttttatttcgtttattactttaatttgttgtttaacgttttaatatttatttatctaaaTGGATATAGGCCTTAAGATaagaaagtaaataaatattaacatttatgatattattactcatatcataaattacaaataaaaaaaattcaataagtaTTTTAGCACGTctataaacttttattactatattattaaattgttattaaaaactgtaaacaacttttgtaaggaaattgtttatggataaatttaataacggaaattttaatttgttgatttgataatttctcgaaaaaataaacatgTATTTCATTAATCATTCAGTACTGATTTACGATTCTAtcgtttgaaaaattaaaatcttaaagttgttgtttttttattttttcttcaaaactgATTATAACGGAGATCATTCAGagaaaatgtatatttttaatgttgctatttaatcaattaataggTCAAAGTTCACGGTTCCTTATTTTTACCGTGATCAAAATGAAtgtgataatttttataaaattcatacCTGGAAGTAAACTACTACGCACAAAGGTGATTATAAAAGTATAGTGGTTTTTAATGATCGGAAGTTATCGGAAAAATTACTTATCAATCAACttgcaaattattttatttgtattatttgttaCTATGTAATGTAACTAACATCAAACGATAATTGtctcaattttcatattaaacTAGTCAATTctacgaaattttaaaaatagatgCGTGGGAAaacagtatttttttttaacgtaaaagtttactgataaggaagatttattttgattcgtttgatttattatttaattaataataattttgtaagtAGAATGAgttgttttgaaatattttgtttgaacTTCACAAGTTCCAATAATTAATCAATGTTTGGTGACAAACACATCGTAGATTAAACAACGATTCATAGTAAACCTATAATCTAGTACATAAATAGATAGCTCAGAAATCATTTACGAGACATAATTTTAaggaaatattattaagacgGCTAATATTTAGCCAACTATGTCAACTATTAAAACAGACGGGAAGtctcaaataaataaaaatttccgGGTATTAACGAGTTGTTAATGACGTATTTAACGCACCTACGGGTATTTAATTCGCAATTTTggacaaactttaattttatttgtccTAAATCATGCGTAAAGTAATATaagttaaattatcttttaacaAGATAACTTAAAATCCAATTCAGAAATAAAGCTGTCATGTTGTAAACTTCTTTATGTCGATATCAAAACaactatttataaattatccATCAAATTGCAGATTGACAACTTCGCATAAAGTTTACATCATCTGCGCATCAACTCCTCACCATCAAATCTCCATTATGCCTCATGACTTGACAAATCTGCACCGAGATAACTCGGTCAATCAAGTCTGTGTCATGACAACTCCGTACAAAGTCTGTATCAAGTCTGCATCAATACATCTTCTAAGAGTGTAGCAAAACTCTGTGGCCCAGCAAGCCTGTTATCCCAGGCTTGCTGtagataataacaaaattcctGTAAGGTGTTTATTACAAATGCTCGATCGGGATTAAATGAGCCAGAGAGCGGGCAGGCCAGGGGAGAATTTCTACTCCTTCTTCGTATAGGAAGTTCTGACAAATATGGGTGATATGAGAAGCCTGGGTATTACAATGGGCTGTAAATCATCGCGGATGTATCGATGTGCATTTAAACTGCCAGGGATATCAACTAGAGGGGACTTTACCCTAATGATATGGCACCGCATACCATAATACTAAGTATTTGGCCGCAGTGACCTCGAAGGGCAAAATCTAAACTGCGCCGCCGCTCGCTACGGAATCTTCTTACCATTACCTGTCGATCATTTTTCCACAAACAGAACCGGAATTCGTCACTAAACATTATTTGATCCCATTCATCGATCCAAAGTAATCTTTCTTGGCACCATAGAAGTCTGACTCTTTTGTGAAGTTGCATCAAAGGAAGATGTCGAAAAGGTCGGTATGAGTggagattaaaagaaaactccGCGACATTATCTGCCTCAGATCTCTCATCCAAGCAACACCAATTGCAGCCGAAGAAGTAAATCTGTCTCTAAGACTCATTTGTCTAAGGCGACGATCTTCGACCAGTTTCACGAAATGAAATACCTGCCTAGTACGGACCAATAATTCACCCTCCTTCAATGTTAGATAATTGATTTAACCCCGATCTTCTACCAATTCTAGGCattgttaacaacattcaCTCACCAAATGGCATTTACTTTGTGATGGAGTTTTTTACTTTCATGTACCAGATTGTCTGTTTCACAGCAAAAAACTATATGTATAAAAGCTTGTTATCCTTTGTGTATCGATATGATGTTGTTATCATCTTTTACTTGCATCCAGTTGTTTTGTTAAGATTCCAGCTTGATGACTCATCTTTTTCGAggtgttgcaatttttttggCACTTAGTGTACTTCTTTAGTGGAAAGGTTATAGATGATAagcttttttattcttatgtAACTGATTTCATAGCAGATTTAGTTTAGTACTTGTCCAATATGCATTACCAAGTCTGATTGTTCGTCTGATAGAACCTGTATCAATCATGTTCCACGGAAAATCTTTGAGATTTAAGGATTGAGTGTACTGTGGGACGATATGGTTTGTGATGATTAAACGGTCGGTCAAATACTCAATCTTTGGTCCAAAACGTTCTTTCGATAAGCTTTGCACGCGGCAAACTTATTCTCAACTATGTTTAAACTCCTAGAGATTTAGATTGATTTGTAtcgtaataaataaatcaccCGTGTGACAAAAAGTTGTTTGAAGCTGGATTAAATAAATGGACAAACAACTTCTTCTTTTCCTTCCACTTGTTTTAGACCTGTTGAGTTCTGATTTCGTAGCTAAAGTGTGTCTTGTGATGTGGACCTTCAGGTGTCTAATAGTCTGATACTACAGAGTTGGCCATCTAACGTTTGGAATTTGAAATACCGCTTATGTTCATTTTGAAAGATAGAACATTAGCGAAttgacaaaaaattaattttatgttttgacATTTGCAAAATGTGACGTTTTACGCTTAAACAAAAATAGGAAACATTGAAAACTTGCTTCCAAAGTGGTCAATCCAAactgtaaaaaattgtaagagACAACCCTGTATAAAGTCTGTATTACAAGAATGCACCAAAAGATTTACGCGAGCGCCTTTGTTTAAAGCCTACATCTTCTCTTCATAAGTTTTCCCATGTTTGTATCAAATCACGTCTGTACAGAATCAAGTCTTCATCAAGACTCGTTCAACATtacataaaatctttatatagtagaaaccacgaaagctggcagtgacagatcgcttaaaaatagtatgaatcaagatatggacgtacgacttagattatttcaccacatacatttaaatgtaggttatgttagtaatggaggttatatgtcaaacattgtcaaagatattatttaaatgattttcctttcaaagaaaacatagattcatgacaacgctcacaacacgtttcgatttgaggttataattatatagTTACATCcattagaagaacagacgtactttttcgacgtggccatttgaattgtacagcagacatattaaactaatgctatttctttctaacacacattactctctagcggtttgtgaactacgtatggcatttgtaagagcggaaaacgatgatttactgccagctctcgtggcgtctactatacAATCCTTTTAATGTCTTCATCAATGTTATTAATTGTCCCAGCTTTATTAATTGTCGCATAAAGTCTACATCATCATCTACATCGATTTCTCATCAATGAAAGCACCAGATTTGATTCTGATGGACTTCTTTCTTGTGATTTCTTGATCAATGGAATCACTGACATCAATGCTTTTCCGTTTAAGTATATGCTGTGAGATTTGTTTAAGACAGAATTAAAATACAATGAAGTTGCAAAAGCATcataaataactaaataaagtTTCAATAATATAGGTGAAAgcttaatatatatttttatatcaaattaaagctaaaactgCCCTCTAAAATatcagaaaattataaaaaatcatttctacttTATGTTAGGAGCTTGAggagttatttttatatcaaattaaagctaaaactggcctctttaaaatgatgtatcataaatattagtttaataaagaaaaaaatttacaaaatttattttaataagtaacCTAAAATTGGTTAAAATGAACTAGTTTCTTTAACAAATGTTTTCTcgtaaatttgataattaaagTCGAAGCTGTTatagtttttcttaaaatagatagttttagctttaatatgAGATATATATCATCGATTAATTCCAGCTATTAAGGattgcaacatttttttaaatttttgctgttattaaaacatcagaaaattataaaaaatcatttctacgTTATGTTAGGAGCTTAAggagttatttttatatcaaattaaagctaaaactggcctctttaaaatgatgtatcataaatattagtttaataaagaaaaaatgaagaaaatttattttaataagtaccctaaaattagttaaaatgAACTGGTTTCTTTAACAAATGTTTTCTcgtaaatttgataattaacGTCCAAGTTGTTATAGTTTTTCTTAATATAgatacttttagctttaatatgatatatatatcATCCATTAATTCCTGCTATTAAGgaaagcaattttttaaaaaatttttgttgttattaaaacatcagaaaattataaaaaattatatctgcGTTATGTTAGGAGTTTgaggaattattttaatatcaaattaaagctaaaactggcctctttcaaatgatgtatcataaatattagtttaataaagaaaaaaatttacaaaatttattttaataaggaACCTAAAATTGGTTAAAATGAACTAGTttctttaacaaatattttctcgtaaatttgataattaacGTCCAAGTTGCTATAGTATTTCTTAAAATAGatagttttagctttaatatgatatatatatcATCGATTAATTCCTGCTAATAAGGAatgaaacatatttttaaatttttgttgttattaaaacatcagaaaactataaaaaatcatttctacttTATGTAAGGAGCTTgaggaattatttttatatcaaattaaagctaaagatgtcctctttaaaatgatatatcataatcgtaaatttaataacgaaaaaaattgagaaaatttattttaataagtaacCTAAAATTGGTTAAAATGAACTAGTTTCTTTAACAAATGTTTTCTcgtaaatttgataattaacGTCCAAGTTGTTATagtatttcttaaaataaatagttttaactttaatatgatGTATATATCATCGATTAATTTCTGCTAATAAGGattgaacattttttaaatttttgctgtTATTAAAGCatcagaaaattataaaaaatcatatctacgtTATATTAAGAGCTTAAggagttatttttatatcaaattaaagctaaaactggcctctttaaaatgatgtatcataaatattagtttaataaagaaaaaaatggagaaaatttattttaataagtaacCTAAAATTGGTTAAAATGAACTAGTTTCTTTAACAAATGTTTTCTcgtaaatttgataattaacGTCCAAGTTGATATAGTATTTCTTAAAATAGatagttttagctttaatatgAGATATATATCATCGGTTAATTCCTGCTAATAAGGAacgcaaaatttttttaaatttttgttgttattaaaacatcagaaaactataaaaaatcatttctacttTATGTAAGGAGCTTGAggagttatttttatatcaaattaaagctaaaaatgtcctctttaaaatgatatatcataatcgtaaatttaataacgaaaaaaatgagaaaatttattttaataagtaacCTAAAATTGGTTAAAATGAACTAGTTTCTTTAACAAATGTTTTCTcgtaaatttgataattaacGTCCAAGTTGTTATagtatttcttaaaataaatagttttagctttaatatgATGTATATATCATCGATTAATTCCTGTTAATAAGAAttgcaacatttttaaaaaattttgctgttattaaaacatcagaaaattataaaaaatcatttctacttTATGTTAGGAGCTTGAGGAgttatttttacatcaaattaaagctaaaaatgtcctctttaaaatgatgtatcataaatattagtttaataacgaagaaaattgagaaaacttattttaataagtaacCTAAAATTGGTTAAAATGAACTAGTTTCTTTAACAAATGTTTTCTCGTAGATTTGATAATTAACGTCCAAGTTGATATAGTATTTCTTAAAATAGatagttttagctttaatatgAGATATATATCATCGGTTAATTCCTGCTAATAAGGAacgcaaattttttttaaatttttgttattaaaacatcagaaaactataaaaaatcatttctacttTATGTAAGGAGCTTGAggagttatttttatatcaaattaaagctgaagatgtcctctttaaaatgatatatcataatcgtaaatttaataacgaaaaaaattgagaaaatttattttaataagtaacCTAAAACTGGTTAAAATGAACTAGTTCCTTTAACAAATGTTATGTtggaaatttgataattaacGTCCAAGTTGTTATAGTATTTCTTAAAATAGATACTTTTAGCTTTCATATGATATATATATCATCGATTAATTCCTGCTAATAAGgattacaacaattttttaaattttgttgttattaaaacatcagaaaattataaaaaatcatttctacttTATGTTAGAAGCTTGagaagttatttttatatcaaattaaagctaaaaacgtcctctttaaaatgatatatcataatcgtaaatttaataacgaaagAAATGgagaaaacttattttaatagGTAACCTAAAATTGGTTAAAATGAACTAGTTTCTTTAACAAATGTTTTCTcgtaaatttgataattaacGTCCAAGTTGCTATAGTATTTCTTAAAATAGatagttttagctttaatatgatatataaatcatcgATTAATTCCTGTTAATAAGAAttgcaacatttttaaaaatttttgctgttattaaaacatcagaaaattataaaaaatcatttctacttTATGTTAGGAGCTTGAggagttatttttatatcaaattaaagctaaaaatgtcctctttaaaatgatgtatcataaatattagtttaataacgaagaaaattgagaaaacttattttaataagtaacCTAAAATTGGTTAAAATGAACTAGTTTCTTTAACAAATGTTATGTCGGAAATTTGATAACTAACGTGCAGGTTGTTATATTTTGTCTTAAAAATAGAtggttttagctttaatttgagatatatatTACCAATTAATTCCTGCTAATAACAATGtaacattttgtttaaattttggCTGTTATTAAAGCATcagaaaattataacaaatcaTTTCTAATTTATGGTAAGAGTTTGCGGAcctatttttatatcaaattataaattataccTATTCACAAACTTTAATCAATAGTAACTTTCAATAAcccgaaataattaattaatctacATTACCTCAGCTGATATGGTACCTAAAAAAAGCCAAACTTCTCTTGGAGTAACATTTTTGAGTCCTgtatgtttttcaaaataatcaaaaaattctttatactCATCCATAggcatttttttataattttccttGTAAATATCAAGAAACTGCTGTTGTAACACAGAAGAAAACatcttcaaataaaaaataattaaaaattataaaacattttaatataaaagataaTTACAAAATCGTCCTTGAACGATAAACATTTATACGGTATCGGCTGccaatttaaatcatttttaattgtttgatcGACATTCGGAGGAAATAATCCAGCGAGAACAAGCAGCAAAGACATTTGCGATCTATCCGTATCAGAAGTTTGGCAATCAACTTCACAAGGCACGTAAACGTTTCCTAAATAGTCTTGATATCTTTGACGTAATACTTCTCCTAAGTTATACATCGCTTTCTTACCgttctaaaaataaacgtCATTTTTATGGAATCCAAACACAATTAGTAGGATGTATCTTACTTGAGTCAACTGGCCAAAACCGTAAGGATAAAAGTCTTTATTTAAGTGTTCGTCCTTAGGATACATGTGATCTTTAATCGGTGTTCTATGGCCATGTCGAAATATCTGCAAGAAAGCGTGAATTAAGATTAGCTTAATTGAAAATGTAACCGCGAAATGTCCTCGTTCGTACCGCATGTAATAACACTAAGGAGTTAGTTTCACTCATTGCAAACGTTTAAAGAGATTAATCTTAACTAATTTAATGTTGCTCTATTATGAAATGTTTTATAAGAgagataaaacaaatttaaaaatttgataagattataaaataattaaaaaaaatcatcaggGGCATAATAAATatgacaaataatttttttttggggtcAGATCCTATTGTGTTCTATAAAAGTATCACttatcttattaaaaattaaaagttctaaaatattttagatcaaaatatattaaaattcattaaaaataatgtaaaaatattaatgacattGTAAAAAAGTGATAAACGATTGAACTTTGAACGTAAACATCGATTTGCACAAAATACAATTCAAGTTAACCGGTAATAAACGTCTACCATTTATGACTCaatgtcaatatttttaacgCTTTCGAAGTTTATTCTATTTTACTTGCgtgaaaaataattattttaattgaatttaaaataccCATTTATGAAAAGTCAAAGTTTCATAGTTGTGTTCGCAATTGATGATCACTGGGAaatttgttgaactaaaattaaggtggtattataaaaatagtgtaaaataagTGTTCTAAAATAAGATGTTACATTTTGATTGGCACAATGTTTCTTGAAATAAGTAATACATCAAATCACTGAAATAAATCGCGATTGTCTGTATGCTTgtataattgttaaaaaatgtgtGACGATTAAAATGAggtgttaatatttttcagTTACTTGAAGATTccattgaaattaaaaagtgtttaaagttaaatt
This genomic stretch from Onthophagus taurus isolate NC chromosome 7, IU_Otau_3.0, whole genome shotgun sequence harbors:
- the LOC111414682 gene encoding venom acid phosphatase Acph-1-like; the encoded protein is MSETNSLVLLHAIFRHGHRTPIKDHMYPKDEHLNKDFYPYGFGQLTQNGKKAMYNLGEVLRQRYQDYLGNVYVPCEVDCQTSDTDRSQMSLLLVLAGLFPPNVDQTIKNDLNWQPIPYKCLSFKDDFMFSSVLQQQFLDIYKENYKKMPMDEYKEFFDYFEKHTGLKNVTPREVWLFLGTISAELDWGFKLPHWIPPVYEQIKKVAMLEYTLQTKTDELKRLVAGEMFSKILKDSQSKINGESTYKIHLYSGHDCNVAHVLTVLGLMYPHFPRYAACVLLEVHKIHNTYHLKVIYKNDMQSEFKLMTFPNGEESLSFEEFEKIISDIMQ